In Desulfovibrio aminophilus, a single genomic region encodes these proteins:
- a CDS encoding methyl-accepting chemotaxis protein → MACAVLFGILGFWYFQNRLEALQTAFLGQMAEDKESQVLSGIESQARRAVETAALFSNDPAVLEAFAVAHSGDMGDENDPKAQEAREMLRRSLAPAIKGFKESGGGKFQLHYHLPNGRSLVRLWREKQIQRDGAWLDVSDDISAFRSTVMEVNKTGKPVMGIELGRGGFAIRGVAPVKGPDGRQLGSVELLAELSPVLDGAARGKDRDIALFQDAALQSITGKPKEGQAVIGDFINVVPPRNKEFTARVSPEFLARAKAGLAMNLRGDLALTGFPLKDYKGDVVGVVVSFENIAGANALVARLGGVLGIGLFLILGLSIGIGSIIFWRSVQRPTRMVVERIKDIAEDRADLSQELPVRTRDEIGELCRWFNTLMAKINSILCETQTYANILNALPDPVFAVDDQWKIIVANDATARIAGVPRDQTRGMRCRDIFKTQVCGTESCPIEQARRIGGRFQTEIIPLNLHGEEVFIRPYGDVLLDCDGKRAGFFEVAAIVTDMVHSEQRAKDGLQRVERLNAEVGETAGRMAGLASEVSGKVEGVRAGAEAQSDRVTETAHSMEQMNDAILEVAKSAGGASEQAALAMSRARDGAEVVGRAVSAIATVQEMTTALKTDMETLGGQARDIGRIMTVIEDIADQTNLLALNAAIEAARAGEAGRGFAVVADEVRKLAEKTMTATKEVGQSIAAIQEGVSRNISGMEQAAGAVDQATELARNSGTSLSEIVDLVEGTSDRMRGIATAAEEQSAASEQINRAVEETHRVARETAESMESTARSMRDLADLAHGLENLASGRGGG, encoded by the coding sequence GTGGCTTGCGCGGTGCTCTTCGGCATTCTCGGATTCTGGTACTTCCAGAACCGCCTGGAGGCCCTGCAGACGGCCTTCCTGGGCCAGATGGCCGAGGACAAGGAGTCCCAGGTGCTTTCGGGCATCGAGAGCCAGGCCCGCCGGGCGGTGGAGACCGCGGCCCTGTTCTCCAATGACCCGGCCGTGCTGGAGGCCTTCGCCGTGGCCCACTCGGGCGACATGGGCGACGAGAACGACCCCAAGGCCCAGGAAGCCCGGGAGATGCTGCGCCGGTCCCTGGCCCCGGCCATCAAGGGTTTCAAGGAGAGCGGCGGCGGCAAGTTCCAGCTGCACTATCACCTGCCCAACGGCCGCAGCCTGGTGCGCCTCTGGCGCGAGAAGCAGATCCAGCGTGACGGGGCCTGGCTGGACGTGTCCGACGACATCTCGGCCTTCCGCAGCACGGTCATGGAGGTGAACAAGACCGGCAAGCCGGTCATGGGCATCGAGCTGGGCCGGGGCGGCTTCGCCATCCGCGGCGTGGCCCCGGTCAAGGGGCCGGACGGTCGCCAGCTGGGCTCCGTGGAGCTCCTGGCCGAGCTGTCCCCCGTGCTCGACGGCGCGGCTCGGGGCAAGGACCGGGACATCGCCCTGTTCCAGGACGCGGCCCTGCAGAGCATCACCGGCAAGCCCAAGGAGGGGCAGGCCGTGATCGGCGACTTCATCAACGTGGTTCCGCCCAGGAACAAGGAGTTCACGGCCCGGGTTTCGCCGGAGTTCCTGGCCCGGGCCAAGGCCGGGCTGGCCATGAACCTCAGGGGCGACCTGGCCCTCACCGGCTTCCCGCTCAAGGACTACAAGGGCGACGTGGTCGGCGTGGTCGTGAGCTTCGAGAACATCGCCGGGGCCAACGCCCTGGTGGCCCGCCTGGGCGGGGTGCTCGGAATCGGCCTGTTCCTCATCCTCGGCCTGTCCATCGGCATCGGTTCGATCATCTTCTGGCGCAGCGTGCAGCGGCCCACCCGCATGGTCGTGGAGCGGATCAAGGACATCGCCGAGGACCGCGCGGACCTGAGCCAGGAACTGCCGGTGCGCACCAGGGACGAGATCGGCGAGCTCTGCCGCTGGTTCAACACCCTCATGGCCAAGATCAACAGCATCCTCTGCGAGACCCAGACCTACGCCAACATCCTCAACGCCCTGCCGGATCCGGTCTTCGCCGTGGACGACCAGTGGAAGATCATCGTGGCCAACGACGCCACGGCCCGGATCGCGGGCGTGCCCCGCGACCAGACGCGCGGCATGCGCTGCCGGGACATCTTCAAGACCCAGGTCTGCGGCACCGAGTCCTGCCCCATCGAGCAGGCCCGCAGGATCGGCGGACGCTTCCAGACCGAGATCATCCCGTTGAACCTCCACGGCGAGGAGGTCTTCATCCGGCCTTACGGCGACGTGCTCCTGGACTGCGACGGCAAGCGCGCGGGCTTCTTCGAGGTGGCCGCCATCGTCACGGACATGGTCCACTCCGAGCAGCGGGCCAAGGACGGGCTCCAGCGCGTGGAGCGGCTCAACGCCGAGGTGGGCGAGACGGCGGGCCGCATGGCCGGACTGGCCTCGGAGGTCTCCGGCAAGGTGGAGGGCGTGCGCGCCGGGGCCGAGGCCCAGAGCGACCGCGTCACCGAGACGGCCCACTCCATGGAGCAGATGAACGACGCCATCCTGGAGGTGGCCAAGAGCGCGGGCGGGGCCTCGGAGCAGGCCGCCCTGGCCATGAGCCGGGCCCGCGACGGGGCCGAGGTGGTGGGCCGCGCCGTGTCGGCCATCGCCACGGTGCAGGAGATGACCACGGCCCTCAAGACCGACATGGAGACCCTCGGCGGCCAGGCCCGGGACATCGGCCGGATCATGACCGTGATCGAGGACATCGCGGACCAGACGAACCTCCTGGCGCTCAACGCGGCCATCGAGGCGGCCCGCGCGGGCGAGGCAGGACGCGGCTTCGCCGTGGTGGCCGACGAGGTGCGCAAGCTGGCCGAGAAGACCATGACCGCCACCAAGGAGGTGGGCCAGTCCATCGCCGCCATCCAGGAGGGTGTGTCGCGCAACATCTCGGGCATGGAGCAGGCCGCCGGGGCCGTGGACCAGGCCACCGAGCTGGCCCGCAACTCCGGGACCTCCCTGAGCGAGATCGTGGACCTCGTGGAGGGCACCTCGGACCGCATGCGCGGCATCGCCACCGCCGCCGAGGAGCAGTCCGCGGCCAGCGAGCAGATCAACCGCGCCGTGGAGGAGACCCACCGGGTGGCCCGAGAGACCGCCGAGAGCATGGAGTCCACCGCCCGCTCCATGCGCGACCTGGCCGACCTGGCCCACGGTCTGGAGAACCTGGCCTCGGGGCGGGGCGGGGGCTGA
- a CDS encoding CerR family C-terminal domain-containing protein: MEIREQRDGRLARGGQTRARLLDEGLRLFALKGYDAVTTREIAAAAGVNQAAIHFHFQGKDGLYEAVIDHVARLLLDLHAASAESSGPDAPGAREHLAARAASLLRTPRSRWMTLLLQRECIMPTPGFERLYDKALRPILEGLSEVAEDAAGCPRGGFENTALSFCLFILLSAFARNRSTFLRWAGKDDYSSSDIQAVSGLVADFLLAGLRRDRGAAPRD; the protein is encoded by the coding sequence ATGGAGATACGGGAGCAACGGGACGGCCGTCTGGCCCGGGGAGGGCAGACCCGCGCGCGCCTGCTGGACGAGGGGCTGCGCCTTTTCGCGCTCAAGGGATACGACGCCGTGACCACCCGGGAGATCGCCGCCGCCGCCGGGGTCAACCAGGCCGCCATCCACTTTCATTTCCAGGGCAAGGACGGGCTCTACGAGGCGGTCATCGACCATGTGGCCCGGCTGCTCCTGGACCTGCACGCGGCTTCGGCCGAGTCCTCCGGACCGGACGCTCCCGGGGCCCGCGAGCATCTGGCCGCCCGCGCGGCCTCGCTCCTGCGCACGCCCCGTTCACGCTGGATGACGCTGCTGCTCCAGCGCGAGTGCATCATGCCCACGCCCGGCTTCGAACGGCTCTACGACAAGGCCCTGCGGCCGATCCTGGAGGGGCTGTCGGAGGTGGCCGAGGACGCGGCCGGGTGCCCGCGCGGCGGCTTCGAGAACACGGCCCTGTCCTTCTGCCTGTTCATCCTGCTGAGCGCCTTCGCCCGCAACCGGAGCACCTTCCTGCGCTGGGCCGGAAAGGACGACTACTCCTCCTCGGACATCCAGGCCGTCAGCGGCCTCGTGGCGGATTTCCTGCTGGCCGGGCTGCGGCGGGACCGGGGAGCGGCTCCCCGCGACTGA
- a CDS encoding acyltransferase family protein: MAERRRMLYVDNLRLAMIVLVVLVHCSVTYSGVGSWYFKDPVAKGPVSLLAFILFQAFCQSFFMGLLFFLAGYYARASLVRKGPREFILGRLGRLGLPSLFYMVVINPFIVHTLADMDGVRAGYTLPEFWLGYMKGLYVLGGSGPMWFALALIVFCAAYAALRAIRPSAAQAPARAFRPGLAVGLALICAAGTFLVRLRWPMGTAVLNMQLCFFTQYILLFALGLAAHKNDWLRTLDERLGRWCLLVAAAGIPVLAVAVWDSLKPGGLESYFGGFTWRSLFLSTWESVSGVCMTVGLVAVLRGRWEKTGSLLKWLADSAFAVYVFHSPLVVGLGRLLEPVQAPALAKFLLLGGLALPLSFGLAWVIRRTPLLRELVKA; this comes from the coding sequence ATGGCTGAGCGGCGGCGGATGCTGTACGTGGACAATCTGCGGCTGGCCATGATCGTCCTGGTGGTCCTGGTCCATTGCTCCGTGACCTACAGCGGCGTGGGCAGCTGGTACTTCAAGGACCCCGTGGCCAAGGGGCCGGTCTCGCTCCTGGCCTTCATCCTGTTCCAGGCGTTCTGCCAATCCTTCTTCATGGGCCTGCTCTTCTTCCTGGCCGGGTACTACGCCCGGGCCTCCCTGGTCCGAAAGGGGCCGCGCGAGTTCATCCTCGGCCGCCTCGGCCGCCTGGGCCTGCCCTCGCTCTTCTACATGGTCGTCATCAACCCGTTCATCGTCCACACCCTGGCGGACATGGACGGGGTCCGGGCCGGATACACGCTGCCGGAGTTCTGGCTGGGCTACATGAAAGGCCTGTACGTGCTCGGCGGCAGCGGCCCGATGTGGTTCGCCCTGGCCCTGATCGTGTTCTGCGCCGCCTACGCGGCGCTGCGCGCGATCCGTCCTTCGGCGGCCCAGGCGCCGGCCCGGGCCTTCCGGCCGGGCCTGGCCGTGGGCCTGGCCCTGATCTGCGCGGCCGGAACCTTCCTCGTCCGCCTGCGCTGGCCCATGGGGACCGCGGTGCTGAACATGCAGCTCTGCTTCTTCACCCAGTACATCCTGCTCTTCGCCCTCGGCCTGGCGGCCCACAAGAACGACTGGCTGCGGACCCTGGACGAGCGCCTGGGCCGCTGGTGCCTGCTGGTGGCCGCGGCCGGGATTCCCGTGCTGGCCGTGGCGGTTTGGGACTCGCTGAAGCCGGGCGGGCTGGAGTCGTATTTCGGCGGGTTCACCTGGCGGAGCCTGTTCCTGTCCACCTGGGAGTCCGTGTCCGGGGTCTGCATGACCGTGGGGCTCGTCGCCGTGCTGCGCGGCAGGTGGGAGAAGACCGGATCGCTGCTCAAGTGGCTCGCCGACAGCGCCTTTGCGGTCTATGTGTTTCACTCCCCGCTGGTGGTCGGGCTCGGCCGCCTGTTGGAGCCGGTGCAGGCTCCGGCCCTGGCGAAGTTCCTGCTTCTGGGCGGGTTGGCCCTGCCGCTCAGCTTCGGCTTGGCCTGGGTCATACGACGTACGCCGCTGCTGCGTGAACTGGTCAAGGCCTGA
- a CDS encoding MFS transporter: MNETARTPALFTPEFIGLCLLVFLIYCNITVFYNLYGFLAGIGIAPEWRGFLIGCSSLSTIALFLVTGPFLTRRNAPRWACLGAFLLLACGLSYGLARGVAAILAVRLVHGAAISLLTASCMTLLVSSIPPERGGQAFSFYSVAILLPYSIVPLVFDLLAPLLPSPAWGYGLMALLLLPATAVIRGIDRRSRGGGPASASAPMGFRDMFANARRPPVALLLTGNAVYLVTFSSLFFMAKSLFQHLGHANVGSFFTIQMCGMIAVRVLANRVFDRIPKARLIRVSFALSAASFGVMAAATSLAMLYLAALVMGLGMGLGSPALYGLMFSVSEPRFKAVNSNLMMVALQIGNFLGPMLGAFSVHQLGFSGFLAVDALVSLLGVLLGFLLVSRRVDPEGRIAAF; encoded by the coding sequence ATGAACGAGACGGCCCGCACGCCGGCGTTGTTCACGCCGGAGTTCATCGGCCTGTGTCTGCTGGTCTTTCTGATCTACTGCAACATCACGGTCTTCTACAACCTCTACGGCTTTCTCGCGGGCATCGGCATCGCGCCGGAGTGGCGGGGCTTCCTCATCGGCTGCTCGTCGCTGTCCACCATCGCCCTGTTCCTCGTGACGGGCCCGTTCCTCACCCGCCGCAACGCCCCGCGTTGGGCCTGCCTCGGGGCCTTTCTGCTCCTGGCCTGCGGCCTCTCCTACGGCCTCGCGCGCGGGGTCGCGGCGATCCTGGCCGTCCGCCTGGTCCACGGGGCGGCCATCTCGCTCCTGACCGCCTCCTGCATGACGCTGCTCGTGTCGAGCATCCCGCCGGAGCGCGGGGGCCAGGCCTTCAGCTTCTATTCCGTGGCCATTCTCCTGCCCTATTCCATCGTGCCCCTGGTCTTCGACCTTCTCGCGCCGCTTCTGCCCTCCCCGGCCTGGGGCTACGGGCTGATGGCCCTCCTGCTGCTCCCGGCCACGGCCGTGATCCGGGGCATCGACCGCCGTTCGCGCGGCGGGGGCCCGGCTTCGGCCTCGGCCCCGATGGGTTTCCGGGACATGTTCGCCAACGCCCGGCGGCCGCCGGTGGCCCTGCTGCTCACCGGCAACGCCGTGTACCTGGTGACCTTCTCGTCCCTGTTCTTCATGGCCAAGAGCCTGTTCCAGCACCTCGGCCACGCCAACGTGGGCTCCTTCTTCACCATCCAGATGTGCGGCATGATCGCGGTGCGGGTCCTGGCCAACCGCGTTTTCGACCGGATTCCCAAGGCGCGGCTCATCCGGGTGAGCTTCGCCCTGTCCGCCGCGAGCTTCGGCGTGATGGCCGCGGCCACGAGCCTGGCCATGCTCTACCTGGCGGCCCTGGTCATGGGCCTGGGCATGGGGTTGGGCTCCCCGGCGCTCTACGGCCTCATGTTCAGCGTGTCCGAACCCCGCTTCAAGGCCGTGAACTCCAACCTGATGATGGTCGCCCTGCAGATCGGCAACTTCCTGGGGCCCATGCTGGGCGCGTTCTCGGTCCACCAGCTGGGCTTCTCCGGCTTCCTGGCGGTGGACGCGTTGGTCAGCCTGCTCGGGGTCCTGCTCGGCTTCCTGCTCGTCTCGCGGCGCGTGGACCCGGAGGGCCGGATCGCGGCGTTCTGA
- a CDS encoding YciI family protein produces the protein MFVVLVRYVKPLSVIDSLLDAHIRFLEEHFQGGVFLAAGRQEPRTGGVILARAASREELEAILARDPFAVEGAATYDITRFVVSRAAPELSSLREEA, from the coding sequence ATGTTCGTCGTCCTGGTCCGCTACGTGAAGCCCCTGTCCGTCATCGACTCCCTGCTGGACGCCCACATCCGCTTCCTGGAAGAACATTTCCAGGGCGGCGTGTTCCTGGCCGCCGGACGCCAGGAGCCGCGCACCGGCGGCGTCATCCTGGCCCGCGCCGCGAGCCGCGAGGAGCTGGAGGCCATCCTGGCCCGCGACCCCTTCGCCGTGGAGGGCGCGGCCACCTACGACATCACCCGCTTCGTGGTCTCGCGCGCCGCGCCGGAGCTCTCCTCCCTGCGGGAAGAGGCGTGA
- a CDS encoding cytosine permease, with amino-acid sequence MSREAGASPTPPHEYAACEPVPPGARTIGFGHMLAIWTGANANNGTWYVGGVVAGAAFGGAALATLTANPLAYLVMALVGLIGFRTGVSTMALTRPALGLSGSMLPSLLNVVQLVGWNAVNTFIAAISVTYILHYWVGTPPFGSPGDTGPLLIGLGLMALLNMLSILYGHRSVKVMECLGTVAILALGLWETVLVLREVPLAAIWSWSPPGGQVMPVGRAVDAMAAFSLGWAPVIADFTRYCRTRGAATLAPILGANLGLFWFAFVGIICTIAAAVTTGVYDPNLSDPSSTAARLGLGGLAFVIILLASVTTNAINIMGAGISMTNCLPRLRAMPALWITALLSVALSLVPLFLASFLDSFILFLDAIGMLFGPLFGILLADYFLLRRPYLAAELTNPDGPYRYQRGVRRSAVLAWALAVGGFLVFKQIPAMTDGPGCIFPALALAALLHILLARPGRNAQSPALKSE; translated from the coding sequence GTGAGCCGGGAGGCGGGCGCCTCGCCCACGCCGCCTCACGAATACGCGGCCTGCGAGCCGGTGCCGCCCGGGGCCCGGACCATCGGCTTCGGCCACATGCTGGCCATCTGGACCGGGGCCAACGCCAACAACGGCACCTGGTACGTGGGCGGCGTGGTGGCCGGGGCGGCCTTCGGCGGCGCGGCCCTGGCCACGCTCACGGCCAACCCCCTGGCCTACCTCGTCATGGCCCTGGTGGGACTCATCGGCTTCCGCACCGGCGTCTCGACCATGGCCCTGACCCGCCCGGCCCTGGGGCTCTCGGGCAGCATGCTGCCCTCGCTGCTCAACGTGGTCCAGCTCGTGGGCTGGAACGCGGTGAACACCTTCATCGCGGCCATCTCCGTGACCTACATCCTGCACTACTGGGTCGGCACCCCGCCTTTCGGCTCGCCCGGGGACACGGGCCCGCTGCTCATCGGCCTGGGCCTCATGGCCCTGCTCAACATGCTCTCCATCCTCTACGGGCACCGCTCGGTGAAGGTCATGGAATGCCTGGGCACCGTGGCCATCCTGGCGCTGGGACTGTGGGAGACCGTGCTCGTGCTGCGCGAGGTGCCCCTGGCCGCCATCTGGAGCTGGAGCCCGCCCGGGGGCCAAGTCATGCCCGTGGGCCGGGCCGTGGACGCCATGGCCGCCTTCAGCCTGGGCTGGGCGCCGGTGATCGCGGACTTCACCCGCTACTGCAGGACCCGGGGCGCGGCCACCCTGGCGCCCATCCTGGGGGCCAACCTGGGCCTGTTCTGGTTCGCCTTCGTGGGCATCATCTGCACCATCGCCGCGGCCGTGACCACCGGCGTCTACGATCCCAACCTCTCGGACCCCAGCTCCACGGCCGCGCGCCTGGGCCTGGGAGGCCTGGCCTTCGTCATCATCCTGCTGGCCAGCGTGACCACCAACGCCATCAACATCATGGGCGCGGGCATCTCCATGACCAACTGCCTGCCCCGGCTGCGGGCCATGCCCGCGCTTTGGATCACCGCCCTGCTCTCCGTGGCCCTGAGCCTCGTGCCGCTCTTCCTGGCCTCGTTCCTGGACTCCTTCATCCTCTTCCTGGACGCCATCGGCATGCTCTTCGGCCCGCTCTTCGGCATCCTGCTGGCCGACTACTTCCTGCTCCGGCGGCCCTACCTCGCCGCGGAACTGACCAACCCGGACGGCCCCTACCGCTACCAGCGCGGGGTGCGGCGTTCGGCGGTCCTTGCCTGGGCCCTGGCCGTGGGCGGGTTCCTCGTGTTCAAACAGATTCCGGCCATGACCGACGGGCCGGGCTGCATCTTCCCGGCCCTGGCCCTGGCCGCGCTCCTGCACATCCTGCTGGCGCGCCCCGGCCGGAACGCTCAGTCCCCGGCCCTGAAGTCCGAATAG